A window of Streptomyces sp. DG1A-41 contains these coding sequences:
- a CDS encoding helix-turn-helix transcriptional regulator — translation MLALAHTVRRDWARAERHAREALRLKFAVHDVIGIALTLDLLASIAAERGAHEHAAVLLGGADRVWADIDAARWGARTLNSARRDSEERACRALGRDAFERAHRRGASLGLAELVGHALQEPARPHPGESRAPHDDTAVRLTRRETEVARLVAEGLANQQIADRLVIARRTAEGHVERILSKLGFSNRSQIAAWVTAQR, via the coding sequence ATGCTCGCCCTCGCCCACACCGTGCGCCGCGACTGGGCCCGGGCCGAGCGGCACGCCCGCGAGGCTTTGCGGCTCAAGTTCGCCGTCCACGACGTCATCGGCATCGCCCTCACCCTCGACCTGCTCGCGTCCATCGCGGCCGAACGCGGCGCCCACGAGCACGCGGCCGTGCTGCTGGGCGGCGCCGACCGCGTCTGGGCCGACATCGACGCCGCCCGCTGGGGCGCGCGCACCCTCAACTCCGCACGCCGGGACAGCGAGGAGCGGGCCTGCCGGGCCCTGGGCCGGGACGCGTTCGAACGGGCCCACCGGCGCGGCGCGAGCCTCGGCCTCGCCGAGCTCGTCGGCCATGCGCTCCAGGAACCGGCCCGCCCGCACCCCGGGGAGTCCCGGGCCCCGCACGACGACACCGCGGTCCGTCTCACCCGCCGCGAGACCGAGGTCGCCCGGCTCGTCGCCGAAGGGCTCGCCAACCAGCAGATCGCCGACCGCCTGGTGATCGCCCGCCGTACCGCCGAAGGCCATGTGGAACGCATCCTCAGCAAGCTCGGCTTCAGCAACCGCAGCCAGATCGCCGCCTGGGTGACGGCCCAGCGCTGA
- a CDS encoding ATP-binding protein, which translates to MLQLSGPHLPDPDARYGPFPQPPLGAGHLSVEYAPEPSAVREARAEVRRQLEGWGLAERGEVADVAELLVAELATNALVHAESRFRLTLFAAHGVLRCEVADTECRVPRVLDAGTGESGRGMFLVDALAERWGCHRDGPGKTVWFELGTCGSDGCGRRQP; encoded by the coding sequence ATGCTGCAACTCTCCGGGCCCCACCTCCCGGACCCCGACGCCAGGTACGGCCCGTTCCCGCAACCACCCCTGGGAGCAGGCCACCTGAGCGTCGAGTACGCCCCCGAGCCCTCCGCCGTCCGCGAGGCACGCGCGGAGGTGCGCAGGCAGTTGGAGGGGTGGGGGCTAGCGGAGCGCGGTGAGGTGGCGGACGTCGCGGAACTGCTCGTCGCCGAACTGGCCACCAACGCCCTCGTGCACGCCGAGAGCCGCTTCCGGCTCACACTCTTCGCCGCGCACGGCGTACTGCGCTGCGAGGTGGCCGATACGGAATGCCGCGTGCCCCGGGTGCTGGACGCCGGCACCGGGGAGAGTGGCCGTGGGATGTTCCTGGTGGACGCGCTGGCCGAGCGCTGGGGCTGCCACCGGGACGGGCCGGGCAAGACCGTGTGGTTCGAGCTCGGCACGTGCGGATCGGACGGCTGTGGTCGGCGACAGCCGTGA
- a CDS encoding M14 family metallopeptidase has product MRLRIRGSGARTGRRTAALAALLALALAAPLTATTSDATADSAPKAAPSADDVRQYEIHMHSTAKDRTALQRTGVTVDEAHGHGVVVSGRADQIKKLRALGYEVTPFGAVPDRSAGEDDVRIHDFPSADSRYHNYAEMTSEINSIVSANPSIASQRVIGKSYQGRNIVAVKISDNVGSDESEPEVLFTHHQHAREHLTVEMALYLLRELTSDYGSDSRVTGMVNNREIWIIPDINPDGGEYDIATGSYRSWRKNRQPNSGSSYVGTDLNRNWNYRWGCCGGSSGSPSSDTYRGPAAESAPEVKVVADFVRSRVVGGVQQIKAGIDFHTYSELVLWPFGYTYSDTTTGMTADDNAAFKAVGQKMAASNGYTAEQSSDLYITDGSIDDYLWGAHKIFGYTFEMYPRSGGGGFYPPDEVIERETSRNRDAVLQLLENADCMYRSIGKETQYCR; this is encoded by the coding sequence ATGCGACTCCGCATACGAGGCTCCGGTGCCCGCACCGGCAGACGCACCGCCGCCCTCGCCGCCCTCCTCGCACTCGCCCTCGCGGCGCCCCTGACCGCGACGACCTCGGACGCCACCGCCGACAGCGCCCCCAAGGCGGCCCCGTCGGCCGACGACGTCCGGCAGTACGAAATCCACATGCACTCGACGGCCAAGGACCGCACGGCACTTCAGCGCACCGGCGTGACCGTGGACGAGGCCCATGGCCACGGTGTCGTCGTCTCCGGACGCGCGGACCAGATCAAGAAGCTGCGCGCGCTGGGCTACGAGGTCACCCCGTTCGGCGCGGTGCCCGACCGGTCCGCCGGCGAGGACGACGTCCGGATCCACGACTTCCCGTCCGCCGACTCGCGCTACCACAACTACGCGGAGATGACGAGCGAGATCAACTCGATCGTCTCGGCCAACCCCTCCATCGCCAGCCAGCGCGTGATCGGCAAGTCGTACCAGGGCCGGAACATCGTCGCCGTCAAGATCAGCGACAACGTGGGCAGCGACGAGTCCGAGCCGGAGGTGCTGTTCACGCACCACCAGCACGCCCGCGAGCACCTCACCGTCGAGATGGCGCTCTACCTGCTGCGCGAGCTGACCTCCGACTACGGCTCCGACTCGCGCGTCACCGGCATGGTGAACAATCGTGAGATCTGGATCATCCCGGACATCAACCCGGACGGCGGCGAGTACGACATCGCCACCGGGTCTTACCGCTCGTGGCGCAAGAACCGCCAGCCCAACAGCGGCAGTTCGTATGTCGGTACCGACCTCAACCGCAACTGGAACTACCGCTGGGGCTGCTGCGGCGGCTCCTCGGGCTCACCGTCCTCCGACACCTACCGCGGCCCGGCGGCCGAGTCCGCGCCCGAGGTGAAGGTCGTCGCCGACTTCGTGCGCAGCCGGGTCGTCGGCGGGGTGCAGCAGATCAAGGCCGGCATCGACTTCCACACGTACAGCGAGCTGGTGCTGTGGCCGTTCGGCTACACGTACTCCGACACGACGACCGGGATGACCGCGGACGACAACGCGGCGTTCAAGGCGGTCGGGCAGAAGATGGCCGCGAGCAACGGGTACACGGCGGAGCAGTCCAGCGACCTGTACATCACGGACGGGTCGATCGACGACTACCTCTGGGGCGCGCACAAGATCTTCGGGTACACGTTCGAGATGTATCCGAGGTCCGGCGGCGGTGGGTTCTACCCGCCCGACGAGGTGATCGAGCGGGAGACCTCCCGTAACCGGGACGCGGTGTTGCAGCTGCTGGAGAACGCGGACTGCATGTACCGGTCGATCGGCAAGGAAACGCAGTACTGCCGGTAG
- a CDS encoding Nramp family divalent metal transporter has protein sequence MADTTGKTTDHEASQHPPQRKASWKYIGPGIVVAATGVGAGDLVATLIAGSNFGYTLLWAAIIGCLVKISLAEAAGRWHLSTGRTLFDGWASLGRWTTWFFAVYVVVWGFVYGAAAMSSSALPLQALFPDVMDLKWWGIASGLVGLVFVWFNKYAVFEKVMTVLVGVMFLVTVYLAIRVTPNIPDAFAGLLPVLPDEKDSILNTLGLIGGVGGTITLAAYGYWVNAKGWTDTGWMKVMRLDNRVAYATTGIFVIAMLFVGAELLHSANIAIASGDKGLIQLGDILEKEYGTATAKFFLIGFFATSFTSLIGVWHGVSLMFADFVARLSGKGQAKGEEVASGQRERSWPFRAYLLWLTFPPMILLFEGQPFRLIIIYGVLGAAFLPFLAGTLIWLLNSPRTPREWRSGPISNAMLAVAGLLFLILCVKQIWDQPWGEFF, from the coding sequence ATGGCGGACACCACGGGAAAGACCACGGACCACGAGGCGTCGCAACACCCCCCGCAGCGCAAGGCGAGTTGGAAGTACATCGGCCCGGGCATCGTCGTCGCGGCGACCGGTGTCGGGGCCGGCGACCTCGTCGCCACGCTGATCGCGGGCAGCAACTTCGGCTACACCCTCCTGTGGGCCGCGATCATCGGCTGCCTGGTGAAGATCTCCCTGGCCGAGGCGGCGGGCCGCTGGCATCTGTCCACGGGCCGCACCCTGTTCGACGGCTGGGCCAGCCTCGGCCGCTGGACCACCTGGTTCTTCGCCGTCTACGTCGTGGTCTGGGGCTTCGTCTACGGCGCGGCGGCGATGTCGTCGAGCGCGCTGCCGCTCCAGGCGCTCTTCCCCGACGTGATGGACCTGAAGTGGTGGGGCATCGCCAGCGGTCTGGTCGGTCTGGTCTTCGTCTGGTTCAACAAGTACGCGGTGTTCGAGAAGGTCATGACGGTCCTGGTGGGCGTCATGTTCCTGGTGACGGTGTACCTGGCGATCCGCGTCACCCCGAACATTCCCGACGCCTTCGCCGGGCTCCTCCCGGTCCTCCCTGACGAGAAGGACTCGATCCTCAACACCCTGGGCCTGATCGGCGGCGTCGGCGGCACGATCACCCTCGCGGCCTACGGCTACTGGGTCAACGCCAAGGGCTGGACCGACACCGGCTGGATGAAGGTCATGCGCCTGGACAACCGCGTCGCCTACGCCACCACGGGCATCTTCGTGATCGCCATGCTCTTCGTCGGCGCGGAACTCCTGCACTCGGCGAACATCGCGATCGCGAGCGGCGACAAGGGCCTGATCCAGCTCGGCGACATCCTGGAGAAGGAGTACGGCACGGCGACGGCGAAGTTCTTCCTGATCGGATTCTTCGCCACGTCCTTCACCTCGCTGATCGGCGTCTGGCACGGCGTGAGCCTGATGTTCGCCGACTTCGTGGCCCGCCTGTCGGGCAAGGGCCAGGCCAAGGGCGAGGAGGTCGCCTCGGGCCAACGCGAACGCTCCTGGCCCTTCCGCGCCTACCTGCTCTGGCTGACCTTCCCGCCCATGATCCTCCTCTTCGAGGGCCAGCCCTTCCGGCTGATCATCATCTACGGCGTCCTCGGCGCGGCCTTCCTGCCCTTCCTCGCCGGCACGCTGATCTGGCTCCTGAACTCCCCCCGCACGCCCAGGGAGTGGCGCAGCGGCCCGATCAGCAACGCCATGCTCGCCGTCGCGGGCCTGCTGTTCCTGATCCTGTGCGTGAAGCAGATCTGGGACCAGCCGTGGGGGGAGTTCTTCTAG
- a CDS encoding DUF3592 domain-containing protein yields the protein MEVPGAGYVVLALLVAMFGALSWKYARRLVTVSRVLRRGVRAEGECVRVETEPYHRSDARRHFFAFRTADGTPVEFEDLAGWSVTKGTPVTVTYDPRDPEGTATVAGRGSWSPVLQSLALVAGCGMAALGFAVLLYFEIFGSG from the coding sequence ATGGAGGTGCCGGGCGCCGGTTACGTCGTACTCGCGCTGCTCGTGGCGATGTTCGGCGCGCTGTCGTGGAAGTACGCGCGGCGGCTGGTGACGGTGTCGCGGGTGCTGCGGCGCGGTGTCCGGGCGGAGGGTGAGTGCGTCCGGGTGGAGACGGAGCCGTATCACCGCTCCGATGCCAGACGGCACTTCTTCGCCTTCCGTACGGCCGACGGCACGCCCGTCGAGTTCGAGGACCTCGCGGGCTGGTCGGTGACGAAGGGCACCCCGGTCACCGTCACGTACGACCCGCGCGATCCCGAGGGAACGGCGACGGTGGCGGGGCGGGGCAGCTGGTCCCCGGTGCTTCAGTCGCTCGCCCTGGTCGCGGGCTGCGGCATGGCCGCGCTGGGCTTCGCGGTCCTCCTCTACTTCGAGATCTTCGGGAGCGGTTGA
- a CDS encoding MEDS domain-containing protein, whose amino-acid sequence MTTRQPPMPAAFDHRMAVFDTDDDFVAAALPFLGAGLAAPGEPPPVAVADPRNLDLLRDALGGDAKNVTCIPHTDWYTGSAANAVAQAASYLTAHAGPGGRIHLLMEPVWSGRAGRSARETTEWIRYEALANLLFAPTSTTALCAYDTRTAGPAVVAAARRAHPDTDVYQDPVRLAAELDAVPLPLPPAGAQPLAEPHAGAVQAWAEARGLPAADAELFATAVAETAAALAPLDGTALLWGEAPACVCELRSARPVGDPLAGFVPPPPTGPEPGPGLWYARQVCAYVDIRDDAQGATVRLQYA is encoded by the coding sequence ATGACCACCCGACAGCCCCCGATGCCCGCCGCGTTCGACCACCGCATGGCCGTCTTCGACACCGACGACGACTTCGTGGCCGCCGCCCTGCCCTTCCTCGGCGCAGGACTCGCCGCCCCCGGCGAACCACCCCCCGTGGCCGTCGCCGACCCCCGCAACCTGGACCTCCTGCGGGACGCCCTCGGCGGGGACGCGAAGAACGTCACGTGCATCCCGCACACCGACTGGTACACCGGCTCCGCCGCCAACGCCGTCGCCCAGGCCGCCTCCTACCTCACCGCCCACGCCGGCCCCGGCGGCCGGATCCATCTCCTCATGGAGCCCGTCTGGAGCGGCCGCGCCGGCCGCTCGGCCCGCGAGACGACCGAGTGGATCCGTTACGAGGCCCTCGCCAACCTCCTCTTCGCGCCCACGTCCACGACCGCCCTGTGCGCGTACGACACCCGCACCGCCGGCCCCGCCGTCGTCGCCGCGGCCCGCCGCGCCCACCCCGACACGGACGTGTACCAGGACCCGGTGCGGCTCGCGGCCGAACTCGACGCCGTACCGCTGCCGCTGCCCCCGGCCGGCGCGCAGCCCCTCGCGGAGCCGCACGCCGGAGCCGTGCAGGCCTGGGCGGAAGCCCGGGGACTTCCCGCCGCCGACGCCGAGTTGTTCGCCACGGCCGTCGCGGAGACGGCGGCGGCCCTGGCGCCCCTCGACGGCACCGCCCTGCTGTGGGGCGAGGCACCCGCCTGCGTCTGCGAGCTGCGCTCGGCCCGCCCCGTCGGCGACCCGCTCGCCGGCTTCGTCCCGCCACCGCCCACCGGCCCGGAACCCGGCCCGGGCCTGTGGTACGCGCGCCAGGTCTGCGCGTACGTGGACATCCGCGACGACGCCCAGGGAGCCACGGTCCGCCTCCAGTACGCGTGA